One Armatimonadota bacterium genomic window carries:
- a CDS encoding serine hydrolase, which yields MRNDARPRGRQARIARRLDRPSAGALLEPVEPLDDLLRTAIHEGVFPGAAYAVWREGRMIQGAVGHQTYDPDSPKTTTDCIWDMASVSKVIGTTTATMILVHEGKLDIESPVASVIPEFGVNDKDKITFQNLLVHDSGLIAFRPYHKTYTEAADVMKAIYNEKLVYETGTKSVYSDLSMILMAEAIHRLTGLPLEDYLRKRVFAPLGMDHTGYFRLDHAAFGTEVKRDDCVPTEKTEDWRRALRLKRYGALGSEKLFGRNPEFIQGEVHDPTATVLDGVAGHAGLFSTVGDLSRFMENFLLDQPKVIDPEVRNQFIQKQGDISTRALGWDTKSPKGSSAGQYFGPKSFGHTGYTGTSVWCDPEARAFAILLTNRVHPTSENTKIIQFRPKFHDLAWKTALA from the coding sequence ATTCGTAACGATGCTCGACCGCGTGGGCGTCAAGCTCGAATCGCTCGGCGACTCGACCGGCCGTCTGCAGGGGCTCTTCTAGAGCCAGTGGAACCACTCGACGATCTCCTTCGGACGGCTATCCACGAGGGAGTTTTCCCAGGTGCGGCCTATGCCGTTTGGCGGGAAGGTCGCATGATTCAGGGCGCGGTCGGACACCAAACCTACGATCCCGATTCCCCCAAGACCACAACCGACTGCATCTGGGATATGGCCAGCGTCAGCAAGGTCATCGGAACCACCACCGCCACTATGATCCTGGTGCATGAGGGCAAGCTCGACATTGAGAGCCCCGTCGCAAGCGTCATCCCCGAGTTCGGCGTCAACGACAAGGACAAGATCACTTTCCAAAACCTCCTGGTCCACGACTCCGGCCTGATCGCCTTTCGCCCGTATCACAAGACGTACACCGAGGCTGCCGACGTGATGAAGGCAATCTACAACGAAAAGCTTGTCTACGAAACCGGAACCAAGTCCGTCTACAGCGACCTCAGCATGATCCTGATGGCCGAAGCGATCCACCGGCTCACCGGGCTTCCCCTCGAGGACTACCTTCGCAAGCGCGTCTTCGCGCCGCTCGGCATGGACCACACGGGCTATTTCCGTCTGGACCACGCCGCCTTCGGCACAGAGGTCAAACGAGACGATTGCGTGCCAACCGAAAAAACCGAAGACTGGCGAAGAGCCCTGCGCCTCAAGCGCTATGGCGCGCTCGGCTCCGAAAAACTCTTTGGCAGGAACCCCGAATTCATTCAAGGCGAGGTCCACGACCCCACCGCCACCGTTCTCGATGGCGTCGCCGGACATGCAGGGCTTTTCTCGACCGTCGGCGACCTCAGTCGGTTCATGGAGAACTTTCTCCTCGACCAACCCAAGGTCATCGACCCCGAGGTCCGCAACCAATTCATCCAAAAGCAAGGCGACATCAGCACCCGGGCCCTGGGCTGGGACACCAAATCGCCCAAAGGCTCATCTGCTGGCCAATACTTTGGCCCGAAGTCCTTCGGGCACACCGGATACACCGGAACCTCAGTCTGGTGCGACCCCGAGGCCAGAGCCTTTGCTATTCTCCTCACGAACAGGGTCCACCCGACGAGCGAGAACACCAAAATCATCCAATTCCGTCCGAAGTTCCACGACCTCGCCTGGAAGACCGCTCTGGCCTGA
- a CDS encoding prepilin-type N-terminal cleavage/methylation domain-containing protein gives MRNRAFTLIELLVVIAIIAILAAILFPVFAQAKKAAKKASSISNDKQITLAAIMYEADVDDMLPVSMSGSYSNLSNANASLRSNTWVWILQPYQKNLQIMVDPGVGDTNSEFSGGGPNAWSYNQNRHAQYGYNYLFLGPWYDCDYGLARSATAAIAPAETVMFTTSAVFTVNDRVGWYAANAPGAWPITAPAPHACIWWDGTQGSGNWSGGQLPHITSSTRVKTYDGAVTGFVDGHTKFMKDAALAAGTDFGTAIKSNSSDGAQITDITKYLWDLDGTTTDLGI, from the coding sequence ATGCGAAATCGTGCATTTACTCTTATCGAGTTGCTCGTGGTCATCGCTATCATCGCGATTCTGGCCGCAATCCTCTTCCCTGTCTTTGCTCAAGCTAAGAAAGCCGCTAAGAAGGCTTCGTCTATCAGCAACGACAAGCAGATCACCCTCGCTGCCATCATGTACGAGGCAGACGTGGACGACATGCTTCCCGTTTCAATGAGCGGTAGCTATAGCAATCTGAGCAATGCCAACGCTAGCCTCCGATCCAACACCTGGGTTTGGATTCTTCAGCCTTATCAGAAGAACCTTCAGATCATGGTCGACCCGGGCGTCGGCGACACCAACTCTGAGTTCAGCGGTGGCGGCCCCAACGCATGGTCCTACAACCAGAACCGACACGCTCAGTATGGCTACAACTACCTGTTCCTTGGTCCTTGGTACGACTGCGACTACGGCCTTGCTCGCTCGGCTACGGCGGCGATCGCTCCGGCAGAAACCGTCATGTTCACGACTTCGGCTGTGTTCACTGTTAACGACCGAGTCGGTTGGTACGCTGCAAACGCTCCTGGCGCTTGGCCGATCACGGCTCCGGCTCCTCACGCTTGTATCTGGTGGGACGGTACGCAAGGATCGGGTAACTGGTCCGGCGGTCAGCTTCCGCACATCACATCGAGCACTCGTGTGAAGACTTACGATGGCGCTGTCACCGGCTTCGTCGATGGCCACACCAAGTTCATGAAGGACGCCGCTCTCGCCGCTGGTACCGACTTCGGCACCGCGATCAAGAGCAACAGCAGCGATGGCGCACAGATCACGGACATCACCAAGTATCTGTGGGACCTCGACGGAACCACGACTGACCTTGGCATCTAA
- a CDS encoding DUF1552 domain-containing protein has product MSQTPLNRRTFLKGVGTLMALPVLDAMAPLAYASGSGAIAANPTRMAFLFVPNGIDMAHWTPQAAGALEVTPIIQPLAELKNDISILTGLSQQNAFALGDGPGDHARSTAAWLTGVHPRKTSGADIKNGISVDQVAAQSIGKQTRFPSLEIGCERSGLAGDCDSGYSCAYSSNIAWRSDTTPVPKEVNPRLVFERLFGNGSKSEQDESMARRDLFNKSILDFVMEDAANLKSRLGKRDQMKMDEYFTAVREIEHRLLAFESQAKLEAAAGVGKPKGIPGDYGEHLRLMGDMMVLAFQADLTRVCTFMFANDGSNRSYAQIGVSDGHHDVSHHGGQPEKLAKKQKIDTYHIEQLAYVLKRMKSIKENGSTLLDNTLLVYGAGISDGNAHNHNNLPILVAGHGGGYKSGQHVVYNDHTPLNNLFVTMLDRVGVKLESLGDSTGRLQGLF; this is encoded by the coding sequence ATGAGCCAAACACCTCTCAATCGTCGTACGTTCCTCAAAGGGGTGGGAACCCTGATGGCGCTCCCCGTCTTGGACGCTATGGCTCCGCTCGCTTACGCCAGCGGCTCGGGCGCGATTGCCGCCAATCCAACGAGAATGGCGTTCCTTTTTGTGCCAAACGGCATCGACATGGCCCACTGGACGCCGCAAGCTGCAGGCGCACTTGAGGTCACTCCGATCATTCAGCCATTGGCTGAGCTCAAAAACGATATCTCGATCCTCACCGGCTTGTCTCAGCAGAATGCTTTCGCCCTTGGCGATGGGCCCGGCGACCATGCCCGTTCGACCGCCGCTTGGCTCACCGGCGTGCATCCGCGCAAGACGTCGGGCGCCGACATTAAAAACGGCATCTCGGTCGACCAAGTCGCGGCTCAGTCGATCGGCAAGCAAACTCGCTTCCCATCGCTCGAAATCGGATGCGAGCGTAGCGGTCTTGCGGGCGACTGCGACAGCGGCTACTCCTGCGCCTACTCCAGCAACATTGCGTGGCGGAGCGACACGACGCCGGTCCCCAAAGAAGTCAACCCTCGCCTCGTCTTCGAGCGCCTGTTCGGCAACGGCTCCAAAAGCGAACAGGACGAAAGCATGGCTCGCCGCGATCTCTTCAACAAGTCGATCCTCGACTTTGTGATGGAAGACGCCGCCAACCTCAAATCTCGGCTGGGCAAACGCGACCAAATGAAGATGGACGAGTACTTCACCGCGGTGCGAGAAATCGAGCACCGACTACTCGCTTTCGAAAGTCAGGCCAAACTGGAAGCCGCCGCCGGAGTCGGCAAGCCCAAAGGCATCCCCGGCGACTACGGTGAGCACCTTCGCCTCATGGGCGACATGATGGTGCTGGCCTTCCAAGCCGACCTCACTCGTGTCTGCACGTTTATGTTTGCCAACGATGGCTCAAACCGCTCCTACGCTCAGATCGGCGTCAGCGACGGTCACCACGACGTCAGCCACCACGGCGGCCAACCCGAAAAGCTTGCCAAAAAGCAAAAAATCGACACGTACCATATCGAGCAACTAGCCTATGTCCTCAAGCGGATGAAATCGATCAAGGAGAACGGCTCGACGCTGCTGGACAACACCTTGCTGGTCTACGGAGCCGGCATTAGTGACGGCAACGCCCACAACCACAATAATCTACCGATCCTCGTCGCTGGTCATGGTGGAGGCTACAAGTCGGGCCAGCACGTGGTTTACAACGACCATACACCGCTCAACAACCTATTCGTAACGATGCTCGACCGCGTGGGCGTCAAGCTCGAATCGCTCGGCGACTCGACCGGCCGTCTGCAGGGGCTCTTCTAG
- a CDS encoding prepilin-type N-terminal cleavage/methylation domain-containing protein, giving the protein MRNRAFTLIELLVVIAIIAILAAILFPVFAQAKKAAKKASSISNDKQITLAAIMYQADVDDMLPLSLSGSYGQLGNADPALRTNSWVWIMQPYQKNLQIMVDPGVGDTNSEFSSGPNAWSYNQNRHPQYGYNYMFLSPFYDCDTSVARSGTAAVAPAETVMFTTSQVFTVNDRVGWFDANAPGAWPIILPAPHACIWWDGNQGSGNWSGGQTPHITSSVRVKTYDGAVVGFVDGHTKFMKDGAMAAGTDFGTALSSNGNEGAQVTDITKYIWDLDGTLNDLSL; this is encoded by the coding sequence ATGCGAAATCGTGCATTTACTCTTATCGAGTTGCTCGTGGTCATCGCTATCATTGCGATTCTGGCCGCTATTCTCTTCCCTGTCTTCGCCCAAGCTAAGAAAGCCGCTAAGAAGGCTTCTTCGATCAGCAACGATAAGCAAATCACCCTCGCTGCCATCATGTACCAGGCAGACGTGGACGATATGCTCCCATTGTCGCTGAGCGGCAGCTACGGCCAGCTCGGAAACGCCGATCCTGCACTCCGCACCAATAGCTGGGTCTGGATTATGCAGCCTTACCAGAAGAACCTTCAGATCATGGTTGACCCGGGCGTCGGCGACACCAACTCTGAGTTCAGCAGCGGTCCCAACGCCTGGTCCTACAACCAGAACCGACACCCGCAGTACGGCTACAACTACATGTTCCTCTCGCCGTTCTACGATTGCGACACGTCGGTTGCTCGATCGGGCACGGCTGCAGTTGCTCCGGCCGAAACCGTCATGTTCACCACCTCGCAGGTGTTCACGGTTAACGACCGAGTCGGTTGGTTCGATGCCAACGCTCCTGGCGCTTGGCCGATCATCCTTCCTGCACCGCACGCTTGTATTTGGTGGGACGGCAACCAAGGATCGGGTAACTGGTCCGGCGGTCAGACTCCGCACATCACGTCCAGCGTTCGCGTGAAGACTTACGATGGCGCAGTCGTCGGATTCGTCGATGGTCACACCAAGTTCATGAAGGACGGCGCAATGGCAGCCGGTACCGACTTCGGCACCGCCCTTTCCAGCAATGGCAACGAAGGCGCTCAGGTCACGGATATCACCAAGTACATTTGGGACCTCGACGGCACGCTCAACGACCTCTCGCTCTAA